Proteins found in one Pseudomonas marvdashtae genomic segment:
- a CDS encoding SctD/MshK family protein, with amino-acid sequence MTALISLTPAPGSSAAGKSVPLLSITHGLHQGVTLTLDKATYIIGSAGSADLLLSDAGIAERHMALRFANGRVAVEALGGDVIVIGPDAQTLRIPIGSGHRTGFPLAVRIGDARLTLNNACNQSEPADHVMRSSRRAPQWIIALLLMFLCLGAFAFRGEPVSPMEPPTRSQLSAPVDANHPSTATAAQAATWLEQQLAAARLNQINVSESDGQLNVQGRYDPAQKSQWMRVQQAYDGRFGQQVVLHADVAPRAEVATPRVRFQAVWFGTNPYVVNESGKRLYPGAALADDWTLERIENDQVILARGEERFTFTL; translated from the coding sequence ATGACAGCCCTGATTTCCCTGACCCCGGCGCCTGGTTCATCGGCTGCGGGAAAGAGCGTTCCACTGCTCAGCATCACCCATGGCCTGCATCAAGGGGTAACGCTCACCCTCGACAAAGCCACCTACATTATTGGCAGTGCCGGTAGCGCTGATCTGTTGCTCAGTGACGCCGGCATTGCTGAGCGGCACATGGCCCTGCGTTTCGCTAACGGCCGAGTGGCGGTCGAAGCCCTTGGCGGCGATGTCATCGTCATCGGGCCTGATGCCCAGACGCTCAGGATTCCCATCGGCAGCGGCCATCGCACGGGGTTTCCGCTGGCTGTGCGCATTGGCGATGCTCGCTTGACCCTGAACAATGCCTGCAATCAATCCGAGCCTGCGGACCACGTCATGCGCTCATCGCGGCGGGCGCCGCAATGGATCATCGCGTTGCTGTTGATGTTTTTATGCCTCGGCGCGTTTGCCTTTCGCGGTGAACCCGTTTCACCCATGGAGCCGCCGACGCGCAGCCAACTGAGTGCGCCCGTCGATGCAAATCACCCGAGCACCGCAACGGCAGCGCAAGCCGCGACCTGGCTTGAGCAACAGCTGGCGGCAGCCCGTTTGAATCAGATAAACGTCAGCGAATCCGATGGCCAGCTCAACGTGCAGGGCCGCTACGATCCCGCGCAGAAAAGCCAGTGGATGCGCGTGCAACAAGCCTATGACGGCCGCTTTGGCCAACAAGTGGTGCTGCATGCAGATGTCGCTCCTCGCGCCGAAGTCGCCACGCCACGGGTACGTTTCCAGGCAGTCTGGTTCGGCACTAATCCTTATGTCGTCAATGAGAGTGGCAAGCGCTTGTACCCAGGCGCCGCCCTGGCCGATGACTGGACGTTGGAGCGCATCGAAAACGACCAAGTGATTCTCGCCCGGGGCGAAGAACGGTTCACCTTCACCCTATGA
- a CDS encoding ABC transporter substrate-binding protein: protein MNTKSINVLWGIAGCLTGLAMIAAGPARAADGPTASHSIAFSNSYAGSDFRKVMVRNWQEIAAQAQKDGLIREAPVVSANNSASEQAAHIQDMIVNGVNAIVILAASDTALNGVIRDACNAGIVVVVMASLVTEPCVYTVDYNWSAMGRVEIDYIAERLKGNGTLLEIRGIAGDATDKNISDGIRKAASDYPGLKFAKTVYGNWTSSVARKEVALALPSLPNIDAVATQGGDGYGAAMAFKAAGRPLPIIVMGNRQDELALWKQERDANGYETVSVSASPSVSQVGFWVAQQILAGKQVPKFVEVPLVRIDAKDLDAWLVTMPVGGAANPSYDQASVVAMIEAANNNTPASLPEVTKQ from the coding sequence ATGAACACTAAATCGATCAACGTCTTGTGGGGCATCGCCGGCTGCTTGACCGGACTGGCGATGATCGCCGCCGGTCCGGCCCGAGCTGCCGACGGCCCTACCGCCAGTCATAGCATCGCCTTCAGCAATTCCTACGCGGGCAGCGACTTTCGCAAAGTGATGGTGCGCAACTGGCAGGAGATTGCGGCCCAGGCGCAAAAGGATGGCTTGATCCGCGAGGCTCCGGTGGTCAGCGCCAATAATTCAGCGTCGGAACAAGCGGCGCATATCCAGGACATGATCGTCAACGGCGTCAACGCCATCGTCATCCTGGCCGCGTCCGACACGGCCCTCAACGGGGTGATCCGCGACGCTTGCAACGCCGGCATCGTAGTGGTTGTCATGGCCAGCCTGGTCACCGAACCCTGCGTCTATACCGTGGACTACAACTGGTCCGCCATGGGCCGCGTGGAAATCGACTACATCGCCGAGCGCCTCAAGGGGAACGGAACGCTGCTGGAGATCCGCGGCATTGCCGGCGATGCCACCGATAAAAACATCAGCGACGGCATTCGCAAGGCCGCCAGCGACTATCCGGGCCTGAAATTCGCCAAGACCGTCTATGGGAACTGGACGTCTTCCGTGGCACGCAAGGAAGTGGCGCTGGCGCTGCCGTCGCTGCCCAATATTGATGCCGTCGCAACTCAAGGGGGCGATGGTTATGGCGCGGCCATGGCGTTCAAGGCGGCGGGACGCCCTTTGCCGATCATCGTGATGGGCAACCGTCAGGACGAGCTCGCCCTGTGGAAACAAGAGCGCGACGCCAATGGCTACGAGACCGTCTCTGTTTCCGCCTCCCCAAGCGTCTCCCAAGTGGGGTTCTGGGTGGCCCAGCAGATTCTGGCGGGCAAGCAAGTACCGAAGTTCGTCGAAGTGCCGTTGGTGCGTATCGATGCGAAAGACCTGGACGCCTGGCTCGTCACCATGCCGGTGGGCGGCGCCGCCAATCCTTCCTATGACCAGGCTTCCGTCGTGGCGATGATCGAGGCGGCCAACAACAATACGCCGGCGTCTTTGCCCGAGGTGACGAAGCAGTAG
- a CDS encoding type III effector HrpK domain-containing protein encodes MSLTVTDVTKTPDKNQSESQWDGSVQRAKAKEAGIEWLLSENDHRSTQEIIDGSPLLKNLGNQAGVKDKLKERVGDFETDRDAAYRATQVLEHIEQLDEGGNRVASKDVNNGRVDGFTSRREARHGTEAGRLQDFGKYGFDNLEGQLKNVDAVADDPAVREKADARGIQWERPENDQRSAREIIDDSPLLKNLGNQSGVKDMLKEQVGDFENDPDAAYRAKQVLDHIVRFDANGERLAGKDVNNDRVDGFTKSGEAKNGTEAGRLQDFGKGGFDSLNGKLETAANVGSDPKAREAGEKAGIVWELPEGDKRSASDIIDANPLLKNLGNQSGVKDALKERVGDFENDPDAAFRASQVLDRVVGYDESGKVLSGGDVANSSVDGFTKSGEAKHGTEAGRLQDFGKFGFESLPKAQASEDIASYKDFLKAKPDADAGSKQIAQYAAILEQKYDSIRGKTGADSTLTEQNISDYKDANPQLSAKEKEALEFWSQPGAFKMLDAASNPLANSADGKVSKADIQTWLKNTAPADAPGLTSMLSSVVSGNVTDNVDTSKLGPDVFKHPEKYTAEQKAAVLMDLQNAQKLVVDGATAGMWGDDYGKVAIANGSGAFWEPDKVLQDINDHIAILQKDKPTAEFLQTRGDEAMKELFDDSPELKAAATKTYEDQIKSGKALDKAWDAATKDGKVDQPKALADFYATARSLQTMLGIDKADEIQAGVGKSSHSEEFKAYYKDTLASGDRLRELLKTETPEAAAGAFSMEVALYNGALDPEFTGTLDKQLNDNFSSIVQENAFKGATFDDLKAAYGKDGGAELDEGKVRKLIDEIRRESPELLMNKDGTMTTTDQILAGFRGNWDMFRQGIKSLDSMNALAKFDISGEGKGAYSSGVLHGVSGLFLAGVTIARGVQGAGKLTERNMVDIATGSVMTATVLTEGGTKAYKEYLDTAIKNGEQSIDDMRTGKLPSDLLQQLKDNVKDGKNAKIIANRFEDSAKGLGGLAGMAMGAYGIFDGVQAIRRGDKLTGGFGITASALGALAGAASAVEGGLGLLSASLPRLIPYMSGIAGAAGVLGVLAGGVAVLAALIPGLVREGQQQAKADDFAQVLGGSIERYGIDGVKEGTISDIPTKDWPGGEESMS; translated from the coding sequence ATGTCTCTCACCGTGACGGATGTGACAAAAACCCCGGATAAAAACCAATCCGAATCCCAGTGGGACGGCTCGGTTCAGCGCGCCAAGGCCAAGGAAGCCGGTATCGAATGGCTACTGTCCGAGAACGATCATCGCTCGACGCAAGAGATCATCGACGGCAGTCCATTGCTCAAGAATCTGGGCAATCAGGCTGGCGTGAAAGATAAGCTCAAGGAGCGAGTGGGCGACTTCGAAACCGACCGTGACGCGGCCTATCGCGCAACGCAGGTGCTCGAACACATCGAGCAGTTGGACGAAGGCGGTAACCGCGTGGCCAGTAAAGATGTCAACAACGGCCGAGTGGACGGTTTCACCAGCCGCAGGGAGGCGCGGCACGGTACCGAAGCCGGGCGCCTGCAGGATTTCGGCAAGTATGGCTTCGATAACCTCGAGGGCCAGCTCAAGAACGTCGACGCGGTGGCCGATGACCCGGCCGTGCGTGAAAAGGCCGATGCACGGGGCATCCAATGGGAAAGGCCGGAAAATGACCAACGTTCCGCGCGGGAGATCATCGACGACAGCCCTTTATTGAAGAACCTCGGCAACCAAAGTGGCGTGAAAGACATGCTCAAGGAGCAGGTCGGCGACTTCGAGAATGACCCGGACGCCGCCTATCGCGCCAAGCAGGTGCTGGACCACATTGTGCGGTTTGACGCGAACGGCGAACGCCTGGCGGGCAAGGATGTAAACAACGACCGCGTCGATGGCTTCACCAAAAGCGGCGAGGCCAAAAACGGCACTGAAGCGGGTCGCCTGCAGGATTTCGGCAAGGGCGGCTTCGACAGCCTCAATGGCAAACTTGAAACTGCCGCCAACGTTGGCAGCGATCCCAAGGCTCGCGAGGCAGGTGAAAAAGCCGGCATCGTCTGGGAGCTTCCGGAGGGCGACAAGCGCTCTGCCAGCGATATCATCGACGCCAATCCCCTGCTTAAAAACCTCGGTAACCAGAGCGGCGTAAAAGATGCCCTCAAGGAACGTGTCGGCGACTTCGAGAATGACCCGGACGCCGCGTTCCGGGCCAGCCAGGTGCTTGATCGCGTGGTTGGCTACGATGAGAGCGGCAAGGTTCTCAGCGGCGGCGACGTTGCCAACAGCAGTGTCGACGGCTTCACCAAAAGCGGCGAAGCCAAACACGGCACCGAGGCAGGACGTTTGCAGGATTTCGGCAAGTTCGGCTTCGAGTCACTGCCCAAGGCCCAGGCCAGCGAGGATATCGCCAGCTACAAGGACTTTCTCAAAGCCAAACCCGACGCCGACGCTGGCTCCAAACAAATCGCCCAGTACGCCGCCATCCTGGAGCAGAAGTACGACTCGATTCGCGGCAAGACCGGCGCCGACAGCACATTGACCGAACAGAACATCAGCGACTACAAAGACGCCAACCCCCAGCTCAGCGCCAAGGAGAAGGAAGCGCTGGAGTTCTGGTCACAGCCGGGTGCGTTCAAAATGCTCGACGCCGCCAGCAATCCACTGGCCAATAGCGCCGACGGCAAGGTCAGCAAGGCCGACATCCAAACCTGGCTGAAGAACACCGCCCCGGCGGATGCCCCTGGGCTGACCAGCATGCTGTCGAGCGTGGTATCGGGCAACGTGACCGACAATGTCGACACCAGCAAGCTGGGCCCAGATGTCTTCAAGCACCCCGAAAAATACACGGCAGAGCAAAAAGCCGCTGTGCTGATGGACCTGCAGAATGCGCAAAAACTGGTGGTCGACGGCGCCACCGCCGGGATGTGGGGCGACGACTACGGCAAGGTAGCCATTGCCAACGGCTCCGGCGCGTTCTGGGAACCGGACAAGGTGCTGCAGGATATCAACGACCACATCGCCATCCTCCAGAAGGACAAGCCTACGGCTGAGTTTCTCCAGACCCGTGGCGATGAAGCCATGAAGGAGCTGTTTGATGACAGCCCGGAGCTCAAGGCAGCGGCGACCAAAACCTACGAGGACCAGATCAAATCCGGCAAGGCACTGGACAAAGCCTGGGACGCCGCTACCAAGGACGGCAAGGTTGATCAACCCAAGGCGCTGGCGGATTTCTATGCCACTGCGCGCAGTCTCCAGACGATGTTGGGCATCGACAAGGCCGACGAGATCCAGGCAGGCGTAGGCAAGTCCTCCCACAGTGAAGAATTCAAGGCCTACTACAAAGACACGCTGGCCTCGGGCGATCGTCTGCGCGAGCTGCTCAAGACCGAAACGCCGGAAGCGGCTGCCGGCGCTTTCAGCATGGAAGTTGCGCTCTACAACGGCGCGTTGGACCCGGAGTTCACCGGCACGCTCGACAAGCAGCTGAACGACAACTTCTCCAGCATCGTCCAGGAGAACGCCTTCAAGGGCGCAACCTTCGATGACCTGAAAGCGGCCTACGGCAAGGATGGCGGCGCGGAGCTCGACGAAGGAAAAGTGCGCAAGCTGATTGACGAGATACGTCGCGAATCACCCGAACTGCTGATGAACAAAGACGGCACCATGACCACAACCGACCAGATCCTGGCGGGTTTTCGCGGCAACTGGGACATGTTCCGCCAGGGCATCAAGTCCCTGGACAGCATGAACGCCCTGGCTAAATTCGATATCAGCGGCGAGGGCAAAGGTGCGTACAGCAGCGGTGTCCTGCACGGGGTAAGTGGCCTGTTCCTGGCTGGCGTGACGATTGCCCGTGGCGTACAGGGCGCAGGCAAGCTGACCGAAAGGAACATGGTCGATATTGCCACCGGCTCAGTCATGACCGCCACCGTGCTCACCGAAGGCGGCACCAAGGCTTACAAGGAGTATCTGGATACCGCGATCAAGAACGGAGAACAGTCGATCGACGACATGCGGACCGGCAAGCTACCCAGCGATTTGCTCCAGCAGCTCAAGGACAACGTCAAGGACGGCAAGAACGCCAAGATCATTGCCAACAGATTCGAGGACAGCGCAAAAGGCCTGGGTGGGCTGGCAGGTATGGCGATGGGCGCCTACGGGATCTTTGACGGCGTGCAGGCGATTCGTCGCGGCGACAAGCTGACCGGTGGTTTCGGCATCACGGCCAGCGCGCTGGGTGCCTTGGCCGGTGCGGCGTCAGCCGTAGAGGGCGGCCTTGGGTTGCTCAGCGCCAGCCTGCCACGGCTGATCCCTTACATGTCCGGTATAGCCGGTGCAGCCGGGGTCTTGGGTGTCCTTGCCGGGGGCGTCGCCGTGCTCGCCGCGCTGATCCCCGGGTTGGTCAGGGAGGGGCAGCAACAGGCCAAGGCCGATGACTTCGCCCAAGTGCTCGGCGGCTCGATCGAGCGCTACGGCATCGACGGTGTCAAAGAAGGCACGATCAGCGACATCCCGACGAAAGATTGGCCGGGCGGCGAAGAATCGATGTCCTGA
- a CDS encoding tetratricopeptide repeat protein, translated as MRHEMLSRQEQDAVELLKGMGELYRRGGQPQKGLVMLLIAVHLAPRDPMLLRGLAMAFTDSAQPARALNALDRLVAAEGESPGALLLRSRALWGAARKEEARQCFKRYLIARRAAR; from the coding sequence ATGCGCCACGAAATGCTCAGCCGCCAAGAGCAGGACGCCGTCGAGTTGCTCAAGGGCATGGGCGAGCTCTATCGCCGTGGCGGCCAACCGCAAAAAGGCTTGGTGATGCTGCTGATTGCGGTGCATCTGGCACCGCGCGATCCCATGTTGCTGCGTGGCCTGGCGATGGCCTTCACCGACAGCGCCCAGCCGGCCCGCGCATTAAATGCGTTGGACCGGTTGGTGGCGGCCGAAGGCGAATCGCCGGGCGCGTTGTTGCTACGCAGCCGCGCGTTGTGGGGCGCCGCACGGAAGGAAGAGGCGCGCCAGTGCTTCAAACGTTATCTGATCGCCCGCAGGGCCGCTCGATGA